Within the Xyrauchen texanus isolate HMW12.3.18 unplaced genomic scaffold, RBS_HiC_50CHRs HiC_scaffold_993, whole genome shotgun sequence genome, the region TATCGCCTCGTTGATCGATGTTGGGGGTACGGCAGGACCAGCGACGGTGGGATTCTGGCAACTCCGCTTTGGACAGGCTCTCCGTGCTGGTACACTTCATCTGCCTCCTGACCAGCCTCTTCCCGGTGCTGATGAAAGAGGACCCCAGCCCCATGTCTTTGTGGCTGATGAGGCGCTCCTGCCATGTGTGGAACCTCATCGCGCCCTTCCCTGGACGCCCCTTCCTCCAGAGAGGCGTGTCTTCACTCACGCTCTCCAGAGCCAGGCTGGTGGTGGAGAACGCCTTTGGCATCCTCTCCTCACAGTGGAGGATGTACCGCGCCTCATCGAGGTCCACCCAGAAGTTAGCGGAGAAGTGTGTGAAGGCTGACGTGTCTTCTCCACAACTTTCTGAGGTTTTCGGAGGGAGAGAGGCACCTGCTGCAGGGGCGctggacatgctggagaggagccactgccaggtctgggtcgggttgcggccaacaactcctccagagaggcactcgggtgagggatgtcttcatggcacacttctcggcggagggagcagtaccatggcagccgacggagtaggctttgaagtcctcctcatgacttccccacaacggctcttttaagagccacccacaaacctataaagagctaaactatctaaaaatagtccattattattatatatttttttttttcccaggttgtcagccccagttccaggatgtcaggtccacaacatgcacatttattaagttgagactttttaaaaacgccaggttttccatggtagtatatcaggttaaattatttatttatttttgttttgatgataaatggagccagcctcaaaaagtaattaacctgtcctgtgtttttttccttattcaacactgtccagacactaatgttggttgtctttacattacaataataatgtttcatataatctagatttagatatggaataaatagcaatcaatacaaaatcaaaatgtctcatatattgaaatcaagttatgtgataaaagatttgctttgtttgtgcattagaaccacaccaggcatttagtcatattacaaaataatttattgaggccaaacatatgaagtaattttaggtataacattaaaaaacatatttaggcaaaacgtaaaaaaaattatttaggcaaaacatataaaataacaatatgaactgaaaaaaatgaacaatatgtgcaaactatttacattaagagacaggaacaaaaaggacctcgcttggaaggtggaagagccacagggaacggcataggagaagaggaaggagggcaTTCTgccgcctcttttttttttttttaaagtttactgtGTGGGGGGGTCCAATTGTTCCAAATTtagcacaatggtgctattttccaTTGCCAATTTGTATATTTGAaatttaactttttcttttaaatgaggCGGCATGCTCTGCAGAAAAGGCAGAAGGCTGAGGAGGAAGTACTCATCAGCGGAGCGTGGCGGTGGGGTTGGAGGTCGCGCCAGAGGTTGTGTCAGAAGCTCCAACAGCGTCTGCTCCACCTCCGACGGACCATCCTGGGACCGCTCACGGGGCCGCTGTCGGGCTCTCCTCCTCTGTTGGCCTGTGAAAGCAATACACAGTGCAATGAGAAGGCAGAAAGATGATACCTGATTTTCATGTTCACAGTAAAGGTTaacaatttaattgaaacaacaaAATTGTCTAGATATTGTGAGAATACTATCTGTGTCAGTGACATAGTGCTTAAATGCAAGTGTGAAATTGTTTTGAACTATATATCAAGTAATTACAAGTTATACTTCAGACATGTACAtagataaacatgcaaatgaacaGTAGCTAAAAAGTATGTATGTACTATTGCCTTCACACACCTGTGAGTTCAGCAGCAGGGGCTGAGGGACCAGGGACTGGGGAGACAGGAGAAGAGGCAAGGGATCTCAAAATATCCTCTTCCCCCCTCTGATCATTTTCCTCTGTCAAGacaatattaaatgttaatacaaCACGTTGGTAACAATGATCATAGAGAGATTACATTTCTTCATCTGTAAACAATGACAGCATATATGCCTTGTAATGTGGATTCATTGGAAACACACCAGTCTCTGTCTCCCACGCGTTTCTCCAGGCTGTCCCTGGTCCTCGAGGTGGTTGTCCTCTCTGATCCGGGCCTCGACCCCTCCATGTTACCACTAGTCTCCCGTGGGGTGACGAAGGGGTCGAGGAATCCCAAGATCTGAGAGTACTTCCACCTCTTCCCAGACCCTGCTGCTGACCCACTCCTCTTGTCCatctccttcctcttctccttcaGATATGTGTCCCTGAGGCTCTTCCACTTTTTTCTGCAAAAGTCCCTGAATAAACAATATCTTGTAAGCAAAAAATGTAGCTGAATATAAGctggaaaataattgtaaaatagcgCAAGGCAGCTTGCTAGCTGGTTAGCAGGTCAATAACGTGACTCAAAAGTAGCaggaaaatagttaaaaatagctAGCTGCTTAGCAGGGCAATAACGTGACACaaaagtgaaatgtgtaattatatatatatatatatgctgcgtAAAAAATATACCCATAAATATTTTGTTCAAGAAATTACAGTGACTGTAGCATTTCTATCGTGAAAGAAGTggacaaatattaaagattaatttgtatttacaactTACCAGGTTGCCCAATCTCCTCACTGACCCTCTTCCAAGCTGAGGTCcttttgttcctgtctctgtAAAAATATGAACTGGAATCGTACAATTCCGGGTGACTGCTAACAGCAAcaattaatttttcctccataAGCTGTCAGTGATTTTGGAATGAAAGATTCCGAGCGGTAGCGGAGTTTAcctcactttacctcctgagtgacagcaggcagctaggctcctgattggttaacgcggcgcgaattgacgccaaagttcagatttttcaactcgggcggcagacgcgactcgcgtcaaacgcgtgaatgcaccaTTCGCGGCGAACGCTgcgtaacgcgccagacgctcaattcgtgcaattcgcgcgaacttgacgcgcgaatgaggcgtattcgcgtctaccgcgccgcgctctacgcctcattcacgccgcaggaattttttacgcgcgtaacgcgtctttgcattgacttaacattgaaatcactcgcgcctgacgcgctattcgcgtccggtgtgaacgcagcattaggcttgtgaagttgaataaaaaaacttgttcaaaagtcacataacagtctcataagtttaaataatttgtctagttttaaggtctgtaagaggacaaacttagattacaagagaagttatgagactatgttagtctcataactaagaagttatgagttattctgtttttaaataacagcagtgaaatgtcatttccaccacatctcaatgctgttatttaaaaacagagtaacttatgtcagtcaagaattgtctaagatcatttttgtaactagttttatcagtttttccacaatgtagGCCTAcaatacatttgtcaatgagataaattaactgccctaaggaccaaacggtgaactgtgcacctgtcacactctgaaatgtaatattggtttgggcaagagcgtattagaaaataaatgacttgcatttttatattaagtagagcgTGATCTCGTAtattgtggatacatttttaatgtgtgatgagaactttttaaatatttttaaaaaatgtgtgtggtgatggaaatgacagggtggtggtggaaatgacaatgaattaaCGTGGAATGTAcagaaacagtggagatgtttattagaaaaacaattaaactcatcacactcagtaaactcaattcacaaagccattaaacataaccacaaatgtttttagtgtagtgctgagtttgatgtatacaactgatttgtctcacagatgaacggttacagtgcatactgtaaataactgacacaactgatggcaaggcaaaaatataagcaataaatgatgcaacaaaattgaattttcattcatctaaatgaaatcaattaatataaaagtataatttacaaataaaaataatattataatctaaatattaaaagtattgtaatttattataatataaaaagtattacacaaatctactcttgcaatccatatcaattgtacttcatatttttaaaaatgacatttatgtttacaaagtacataaaagtgcccatagtctaagaatcaccatatactaatgacttgtgttgttcagttacatgtattgacagtatttggttatccccagtatcaagtaaagatctacagacagggagagtcagcatccgtgctacctgtcatagatctttgaggaaacatgagaaacctcacactatcagagtaggatgaaagacagttcagttgttcgtctgatccaaccagttctgttccagttatgttctggggcttcaatttggcaatgatgggttaaactggcaaacaaatgtataattacctaaacaagttgaacatcttagacaactatctagctagccaaacgtttgaagtaggtaacactatgatgacacttgcgtgccctattagtgttctagtagacctaccattcctGTATGAAACCCCAGcagctggttgttgagacagatgctttgctgtttatattgtgttgtgtttaacttatttactttcttactaaccctaaagtaacctcattctctaactcgTAGcagctaacttgaaaaataatgctttgacttttgagatatctgatcagtttgtgatctctgctgattataacacacttttttgttttttaaaagattgtccttGAAGACTCCACccctgttcagctctatgagttcgagtgctcctgtgtggctggcagagccttatgcaatcataatgttgcattactgtatcagactgtacaaaacatgtttgtgtgaaaatcaatgttaatgtaaatagttctctttaagaaatgcacatgtatgtacataaacaacaaacctatacaaggtaccttttgttattatgaattcagtgttagaagttattagattacattacattttattgtcatttagcagagtacaggtacagagccaatgaaatgcagttgacatccaaccagaagtgcaaagaagcattaaagtactgttgagtactctattatgttcagttatgtggactagttatctacaaactcataactcatacaaaatgtcaaacgttgtTATTGTTAATATCaccatgttattgttgagtgtagtatgacagcttgtgtctttgtataataaatgtctgaattaactcatgtatttgtgttcctcctggcagtgtaaaagacaataaatgacaaatgtaaacattgtcaatatttcagacaattttctgaaaggtatatcacaagatacaaaaaaacaaaccgcataataaattacaaaatatataagcagtatatggaagctcatagagaaaaatacagtccttgcgctggtaaacaaaaaattgttccactcaaaagacatggcacagctccttgaacaagttttcggcGCCTTGTGGttgttatgatgaaatcttctagcttaaaatgtcgactgcagacccggtgttatcggtaggagtgaagttctcgcgtcttatcttgactagccactgagctcgtactcaggctgatgcggaaaacgatgaaaacttacttcagaattatacctcgatgaaCACTACAATGTcatttagagttgccaatttgacactgatatgtaagacgtttcttatttactgttaacattttacatacggtactctctgatagcttgccactcactcttcaacaacatctacatcggaaataccggtagtaacctaaaccggaagtcccccGCCCACCACacagatttcgaacgttcgtcgcgtcaccCTGTGCACAGAGCGaatagtatttaaaaatatatatttagacaccTTTTTTCGAACACACGTACGCTTCAGACGGTGGTGTTTAACCGTCAAATTCCTACCGCGTATTTGTATCTCAGAAAATgcagaaattattataattattgagaTTTGTATTTAccataaaatactatatataattgttttattattcaacaagattttactttacttttctcacccaaactcgTGATTTTAAAGGCAAGTTAGATCAGAATTATGGGCGTGTCTTCAGATATACAATTTCCAAGCTAGAAAACGTCTTGTGCATGCGTAGTGCGTGTGGGTAGCACATTCTGAGAGGTAAGTCAGATTGTCGGAACACCTGTTCTCTACAGCCATGAATAATGGTCACATTGCGTCCTCTACTGGTGAGAAAAAGCTGGTTCTGGGCAGCGAAATCACAGTAATCCTCAGTTTAAatcgcatatatatatatccctaaaTATGTAATCTCACAATGGAAACATACTTAGCTGAAATAATTGattaaacaaatgtacaaatacaCTGAATCATATGAATGAAGTGTAACAAAGATTGAGGGCAGTGTGTGTAGCGCAGTCCATCCCAAACATGACACCCTTACAAAGGGGAGGAACTTATTAAATCACATGATCAGTCATCTCTTAAATTAACGCATAAGATCCTGAACAGATTCAAATTCAATGATTTTTTCTGTCCGGAAAATGTCTTACATACCCGGTCAGCCTGTCACAGCTGTTGTGGTGAGTATGTTTCGGTCACAGTGTTTATTAGCGTGCGAAGTTCTTCTATCAACTTTGTGTTCAGTGTATCACTTTTTAAACGGACattgatactttttttttatctcgTTTGATGTAGAGATTGTCAATGTATTTTAAGTTAAACACGATTTTCAACACAAATTCATAAGATGACAGGACTGTTTAATTAAGTTTGAGTTGAAGCTAACAATTGATGTAATGGAAGGATTTAGCACGCTAGGGCTAACGTAAGCGTGGGGCGAAAAAGAgtgaaatatataatttacttatttatattcatttattcagtTCGTTTTTAGAATTGTATGTACTTGATATGTGAAACAAAAACATACGTTTTATAAACACTAGTGGAGCAGATGTAGGGACTATCAAAGCTTATCAACTCTGAGATTCTTCGTTTgtcaaataatgttattttggGAGCTAAATAATGCCATATGCTGAATTGAGTGTATAGTTTAAACACTGTACTATGGACTCATACCTCAATTCATCATGCTTGTAACACCCATAAGTGTTTGATATAAGCAGGCGTGGCTCATGTTTTTCTGCAGGTAGTGCTGCCATATATGGTTATATGGTCATAAATATACGTGCCATTGGCTAgtaagctgcctacctagacaacatTTTTGGGCATGATTCCCAAAATGCTCTTTAGGTAGGGAGATTATGAAGTTTTGAGATTGTGTGCCTACTTAATGACTGACATAATATATGTAAGAGGGTTTTACTCCGTATTCCCTGTATTTTAGCAACAAATTGAAATTCAAAAACTACGGATGGTGTTAACTTAATATTAGGATTCAGCATTGAGGAGGAATTGACCAAGATTCAAGCCAGAATCCATTCTCTGAAGACAAGTCAGACAAGGTGAAGCACAAAAGATTTTACCTCTTCCTGCAAAGCATGAAAGATCTTGTTTAGTAAACTTAATGTCTGGCTTAATTTAAATTTTGCTGTAGACTATGCCATTGTTGTTGTGACAACCTGCTGCCAAGGTCAGTGTCATTCAGAGTTGACCCTTCTAACTTTATGTCTTAGGAATCTATGTCACTGTGTGTCTAAAGGTAGTCCAGCAGAGGTGGCTGGTCTCAGAATGGGAGACAAAAATCATGCAGGTGAGCTGATATAAATGTGTTGTTGCATGCCATAAACTGTGATTTCTACAGTGATGTTGTCAGACAAAGCActtgatttatataaaaaatgaccaTCCATTAGAGTGTCATTTCATTATATGTTTTATTCATTCAGTGTTCTTGCTTAAAGGATGCTCTGAATTTTATACCTAACAGCATCTGTGTTTGTCCACTCATCtttcaatttgtaaaaacaaacatgtgttacagTAATACATTTACAGTGGAAGTCTGTGAGGCAAGATATTGATCCagaatgaatgttaaaatacacctGTTTTGAAAGTGTTGTCACAAGATTTTATTATACAGGttaacatgagaaaagtgttctcAAATCGCTACCAACCTAGAGTCATGTCCAGTCTGTCAAATGCTCCTAGAGCTGCTGTTGTCAGATTACAAGGATGCTGGAAAGGGCTGCAACTCAAGTACTGTTTACATGGACCAAACTCCACCCACAGGGATTAAATCAGCAACACAACCTTATTCATCTGCCAAGAACAGTTGCCCCACAGCTAAAATGAATCAATACAAGTAGGATGATAAAATAGTTCGAAAGCATACAAAATGCAAGGCTGAGCTGCACATGAACCCTCTAGTATCGCTTGTCCCATAGTTTTCCATTTAAAGTGCATTATTTGAAgcaagttttatttgtttttacaaattgtattGAGTAAAAATTCATTTCTGAGGTAATGGaccagtatttaaaaataaaaacgtgtttttatataaaatcatAACCCTTTTGCTTGGATGTGCCAGCTGAGAAAAAAATGAtccaaatattaataactacagtcttgaccaacacctaaataggtatcattttaaagcttagaagctgtacttcaCAATGCATGTAGGTGTTCTGTTtggtaattaataataattttgcactgcacatttttgcaaaaatatagcaagtaTCAGCTATGTACATGTCTTTGACATGCATGTTATATGTAAACAGGTGTCACTTATATGCTTATTTTtagcttataacttcatgaaaaacaaactgaacctAAAATATATATCACATGACTGTACTTTGAGGAGATGATTATCtataaaacaagcccacacacaatgtaatccgatgtgtggattatctaatgatctatgcaaaGCATTATGTGCACACCGTACATAATGTgttatctggctaaaaacacgttagctttACTTTAAGATAAATTAATTGGAAATGATGTTGTACGTTGTCCAGTgccatggaatgctaaaccaattgtATTAGGATTATGATGGCTGCAATCAGATGTGGAAGCCAtgcaaatatgggcagagaggatcgtttactttacatatggccaccaggagatgttgCCAACTACATGACAGAATCGATGGCTCAAAATGACACTGAATTGAACTGAATaagatcttgttactcatgcctgcatgctttggatagagagtcattgttgtatttgcatgtgtaattagttatgttttatttgtttggagaggcttttggacacaaggatacattatttttgtaacgCTATAACTTTTTGATTTTGTTGTATCAACAAAATTTTACTCCATTTTTGtccccaatcatgtcacctgtaatgttttttttttttatgagctaccatatttacaccctgagatgtataatgtcaaatcagaatttttttttttttccccagcagtttcttaggctaaGAGTCTCCTCTCATAATCTATATAATTGAAAGTGATACCAATAAGTTTGGTATTatataaggttgagtaaatgatgagagaattaacatttttggttgaacaattcctttaacataTCACAACTCAAATATTACAttgtttctttactcactgacACAAGATGTCTTTTGTACATATTATGTAGATAACTTCATAATACCTGTCGGGTGATCTCAATGTTGATAACAGGTGAATGGCTGGGACATGACCATGGTGACACATGATCAGGCACGAAAAAGACTCACCAAGAAGAATGAAGACGTGGTCCGACTTCTCGTCACTAGAAAATCTCTGGAGGAAGCAGTTAGACAGTCCACGATGCAACACTAATGCGATCTAAAACTCTCTAATTGGAGCTCATTGAATGTCAttattggttaatcatgtttaaaagcacttttttttttttaattattaaaacaaacagccTCTTGCAGCCAAGGGGTAATGACTTAATACTCTCATTGTGGATTAACAAGGACTTTTTCATCAATTACATCTGTTAAatcttattttaatgtattgaatGAGAAACAAGAAGTTACAGCTCTTTTAATAAAGTAAAGTGTTGCATTCCATAATTTGCATTGCTAATTTTAATGTAtggcaggggtcgggaaccttttttcactaaggagcctatttgtttatttttggttgtaGCGCTTCTTTGAAAGAGCCATTccacaaactaataatttactattttcaaaaacatgtttatattgcccatagactactcaaaaacaaacaaatatgcaaaaattaaTAGGTAACCTGTTGCAATATGGATTGATTACATGCGTCGTctgggtctccataaaattacttcaatgtacaattgttcatgaaaaattttACTTAGCTTTTGGGCTGGgctatatgtaaaaaatattttaatgataatccaTTAAATATCacgatatccgattatatggtcaacccccaaggtcagtgaatatttttgcttcaaAAATATCATTTGTTTATTGAAATATGAAAAACTTAGcgtctttttatttaatacaaagatacctgtatatattactgaacctgcagactTGCATTCACAATGTGTATGAGCAAGCTGCTTCGTGGAAATGAAGCAAAACTCACTGCACGCCACAAGACGATCGGAGATCATTCTCCtagattacattattcttccaaacagttttccATTGAGAATTtatgataactctttacatgcacttgttccaCAGACAGGGTCCTGTTGCACGTCTATtaacaaacagcaaatcagacacaagcactgaaggcttttcttttgtctgttcttacaAATATAATAGTGTGTTTCTCCAAGCACGTCTTATAAGTCACCTGCCTGtagtgggtagatgagcaaaattactcgaaATTGAAATGCATTTGGACCGAGGAGCTTGCTGAACTGGATTGAGTCTTGTCGCATTTTGCGGTGGTGGGTGCTAtttcacaccctgggtgcacataaaaatATGAACATTCATAAAGCGGAGCTCACTGCACACATATAAAATCAGATCGCATTGGCCAGATTTTttccatctgttcttcaaaatggAATCCGTTTCGACAAACGCagcatctttgtgtctaatttcttgtaatatatcactccgaAGTCTTGCAGGTCACgctccacagtggctggtacatcagcaaaatactcccGATGAAAAATCAGCATTTGgcggtgttcatttcaaaccttgttcaccaggagtaggctttAGGACAAACtcggagaaaggaaatcaaaacagtgtcattgacttcaagctttgcaaccgcacccacactttctgttggaaatgTATCTCTAAAAAGTTTTAAACAATGCGTGTTGGTTAACAGTGAGACAGCCAGCCAGCCACTTGATGTTTAAAAAATTGCCACTTGTGGCTTATGCGTTCCATGGGTTCCTGACCCCTGAGCTATGGTGTTTAAGCATTCCTTTATATTACTGCGATTGAATTTGGTGACACAATATGCCAAATAagaatacattatttatatactttatataacCTACTCCTGAATGTATTGTGGACTCTAAATTCCATATAACTTCCATTTCTAAAGGGCTACAGTGAGATCTGTGTTCAccttatttttaacatgta harbors:
- the LOC127642874 gene encoding uncharacterized protein LOC127642874, with amino-acid sequence MDKRSGSAAGSGKRWKYSQILGFLDPFVTPRETSGNMEGSRPGSERTTTSRTRDSLEKRVGDRDWCVSNESTLQEENDQRGEEDILRSLASSPVSPVPGPSAPAAELTGQQRRRARQRPRERSQDGPSEVEQTLLELLTQPLARPPTPPPRSADEYFLLSLLPFLQSMPPHLKEKVKFQIYKLAMENSTIVLNLEQLDPPTQ